The Pseudosulfitobacter pseudonitzschiae genome includes a region encoding these proteins:
- a CDS encoding mandelate racemase/muconate lactonizing enzyme family protein has product MKLQDLDIIITAPPAPGWGGRYWILVKLTTDTGLVGWGECYAASVGPKAMQAVIEDVFARHMQGENPENIELMFRRAYSAGFTQRPDLTVMGAFSGLEIACWDILGKDRDRPVHALIGGRMNDRIRAYTYLYPLPRHDLPAFWTSPEMAAEAAADCVARGYTAVKFDPAGPYTLRGGHMPAMSDISQSVAFCKAIREAVGDRADLLFGTHGQFTTAGAIRLGRAIAPYDPLWYEEPIPPDNPAQMAAVASAVGIPVATGERLTTKAEFAPILRSGAASILQPALGRAGGIWEVKKIAAMAEVYNAQIAPHLYAGPIEWAANIQLAASVPNLLMCETIETPFHDALIKGSIRVEDGFVTPTDAPGLGIEVDEALARANPYTGTGLHLEMQEAPCDYVNGNAFEGGAPAPKG; this is encoded by the coding sequence ATGAAACTGCAAGACCTCGATATTATCATCACTGCGCCGCCAGCACCCGGCTGGGGCGGGCGGTACTGGATTCTGGTCAAACTGACAACGGACACAGGGCTGGTGGGCTGGGGCGAGTGCTATGCCGCGTCGGTCGGGCCGAAAGCGATGCAGGCGGTGATCGAGGATGTGTTCGCGCGTCACATGCAGGGCGAGAACCCCGAGAATATCGAGCTGATGTTCCGCCGCGCCTATTCCGCCGGTTTCACCCAGCGGCCTGATCTGACGGTCATGGGGGCGTTTTCGGGGCTGGAGATCGCCTGCTGGGACATTCTGGGCAAGGACCGCGACCGCCCTGTGCACGCGCTGATCGGCGGGCGGATGAACGACCGCATTCGCGCCTATACCTATCTGTACCCCCTGCCCCGACATGATCTTCCGGCCTTCTGGACATCGCCCGAAATGGCAGCCGAGGCGGCGGCCGATTGCGTGGCGCGGGGCTATACGGCGGTAAAGTTTGATCCCGCTGGCCCCTATACCCTGCGCGGGGGCCACATGCCCGCGATGAGCGACATCAGCCAGTCGGTCGCGTTCTGCAAAGCGATCCGCGAAGCGGTCGGCGACCGCGCCGATCTGCTGTTTGGCACCCACGGGCAGTTCACCACCGCAGGTGCGATCCGGCTGGGCCGCGCAATCGCACCCTATGATCCGCTGTGGTACGAAGAGCCGATCCCGCCGGACAACCCCGCGCAGATGGCCGCTGTGGCCAGCGCCGTGGGTATACCCGTCGCCACCGGCGAGCGGTTGACCACCAAGGCCGAGTTTGCACCGATCCTGCGCAGCGGTGCGGCCAGCATCCTGCAGCCGGCCTTGGGGCGTGCCGGCGGCATCTGGGAGGTCAAGAAGATCGCGGCAATGGCCGAAGTTTACAACGCGCAGATCGCACCGCATCTCTATGCAGGGCCAATCGAGTGGGCCGCGAACATCCAGCTTGCAGCCTCTGTCCCCAACCTGCTGATGTGCGAGACCATCGAGACACCGTTTCATGATGCACTGATCAAGGGCAGCATCCGCGTCGAGGACGGTTTTGTCACGCCAACAGACGCCCCCGGACTGGGGATCGAAGTGGACGAGGCACTGGCGCGGGCCAATCCCTATACGGGCACGGGTCTGCATCTGGAGATGCAGGAAGCGCCCTGCGACTATGTGAACGGCAACGCGTTCGAGGGCGGCGCGCCTGCGCCGAAGGGTTAG
- a CDS encoding TCR/Tet family MFS transporter: protein MNPAILFLLFTVLLDAMGIGLILPIMPDLIREVQGGTLAQAALWGGVLSTSFAVMQFLFGPVIGGMSDRFGRRPVLLVSLVVMCLDYVLMALAGSIWLLLAGRIIGGVAASTQSTANACMADLSAPENKSANFGLIGVAFGIGFVLGPLIGGLLAEYGTRAPFWAAAFLSGLNALFGWLVLGETVTDRIRRAFSWRRANPLGTLRALGKLPQIRRLLLVYFIYQFAFIVYPTVWAYFGHARFDWSPAMIGLSLGLFGIAMAVVQGGLIRIALRRFGERGTIVYGLLFSIVSYLAIALVTSGTVALILTPLAALGGVIAPALQGTMSKATGDDQQGELQGAMVSVNALAMILSPMVMTSVFYSFTAVTASTYFPGAPFVLSALLAGLALVIYLRPLAAGRVT from the coding sequence GTGAACCCTGCGATCCTGTTCTTGCTGTTCACCGTCCTGCTGGACGCAATGGGCATCGGGCTGATCCTGCCGATCATGCCCGACCTGATCCGCGAAGTTCAGGGCGGGACATTGGCACAGGCCGCCCTGTGGGGTGGCGTGCTGTCCACGTCCTTTGCGGTGATGCAATTCCTGTTCGGGCCGGTCATCGGCGGGATGTCCGATCGCTTTGGTCGCAGGCCAGTGCTGCTGGTTTCACTGGTGGTCATGTGTCTGGACTATGTGCTGATGGCTCTGGCGGGCAGCATCTGGTTGCTGCTGGCGGGGCGGATCATTGGCGGGGTGGCTGCCTCGACGCAATCCACCGCCAATGCCTGTATGGCAGACCTGTCCGCCCCCGAAAACAAAAGCGCCAACTTCGGGCTGATCGGTGTGGCCTTTGGCATAGGCTTTGTGCTGGGGCCGCTGATCGGCGGGCTGCTGGCCGAATATGGCACCCGCGCCCCGTTCTGGGCGGCGGCATTCCTGTCGGGGCTGAATGCACTGTTCGGCTGGCTGGTGTTGGGTGAAACGGTTACCGATCGCATCCGGCGCGCGTTTTCGTGGCGACGGGCAAACCCGCTGGGCACCCTGCGCGCACTGGGGAAACTGCCGCAAATCCGCCGCCTGTTGCTGGTCTATTTCATCTACCAGTTCGCTTTTATCGTCTATCCGACGGTCTGGGCCTATTTCGGGCATGCGCGGTTTGACTGGTCACCTGCCATGATCGGCCTCAGCCTTGGGCTGTTCGGTATCGCGATGGCGGTGGTTCAGGGCGGGCTGATCCGCATCGCCCTGCGTCGGTTCGGGGAACGCGGGACAATTGTCTATGGCCTGCTCTTCAGCATTGTTAGCTATCTGGCGATTGCGCTGGTCACTTCGGGCACCGTCGCGCTGATCCTGACGCCGCTGGCGGCACTGGGCGGGGTGATTGCACCCGCACTGCAAGGGACCATGTCAAAGGCCACAGGTGACGATCAACAAGGCGAATTGCAAGGGGCTATGGTGTCGGTCAACGCACTGGCAATGATCCTGTCGCCAATGGTGATGACATCGGTGTTCTACAGCTTCACCGCCGTCACTGCCTCCACCTATTTCCCCGGCGCACCCTTCGTACTGTCGGCGCTGCTGGCCGGTTTGGCGCTGGTGATCTACCTGCGCCCCCTGGCGGCTGGGCGGGTCACCTGA
- a CDS encoding zinc-binding dehydrogenase has translation MQTIKAAVCHTFGEPLHVENIHLRAPEMGEVEVTVDAVAICHSDISFAEGAWGGSLPAVYGHEAAGRISAVGAGVTGLSEGDSVVVTLIRSCGSCAPCASGSPVSCETPYNGDTGPITLTDGSKLHQAMATGGFAEKVVVDQRQVVRISDKIPKDVASLVACGVITGVGAVVNSARLRPGQDVVVIGAGGVGLNAVQGARIAGARRIVAVDTSAQKLEIAKDFGATHGVLATHKAPWLAARKALGGRGADAVIVTVGAIPAYDQAPNYLATGGKVIMVGMPHVGGKATYEPVNLAAAGQGMIGSKMGDVVIQRDIPWMLDLYEQGRLKLDELISGRWSLEQINEAIADTKSGSARRNVIVFEH, from the coding sequence ATGCAAACCATCAAAGCCGCCGTCTGCCATACATTTGGCGAGCCCTTGCACGTCGAGAACATCCACCTGCGCGCGCCCGAAATGGGCGAAGTCGAAGTGACCGTGGATGCCGTGGCGATCTGCCATTCCGACATTTCATTTGCCGAAGGCGCTTGGGGCGGCAGCCTGCCTGCGGTCTACGGACATGAGGCTGCGGGGCGCATCAGCGCCGTGGGCGCAGGGGTTACTGGCCTGTCGGAAGGCGACAGTGTTGTCGTCACGCTGATCCGGTCCTGCGGATCATGCGCGCCCTGTGCAAGCGGCAGTCCTGTATCCTGCGAGACACCATATAACGGTGATACGGGGCCAATCACCCTGACCGATGGCAGCAAACTGCATCAGGCGATGGCCACGGGTGGCTTTGCCGAAAAAGTGGTGGTGGACCAACGGCAAGTAGTACGTATTTCAGACAAAATTCCCAAGGACGTAGCCTCGCTGGTGGCCTGCGGTGTGATCACGGGCGTGGGGGCTGTGGTGAACTCGGCCCGCTTGCGTCCGGGTCAGGACGTGGTGGTGATCGGCGCGGGCGGCGTTGGTCTGAACGCTGTACAGGGCGCGCGGATTGCTGGTGCGCGGCGCATCGTCGCCGTAGATACAAGTGCGCAAAAGCTGGAGATCGCAAAGGACTTTGGCGCGACCCACGGTGTACTGGCCACGCACAAGGCACCTTGGCTGGCGGCGCGCAAAGCTTTGGGCGGACGCGGCGCCGATGCGGTGATTGTCACGGTCGGTGCGATCCCCGCCTATGATCAGGCGCCAAATTATCTGGCGACAGGCGGCAAGGTCATCATGGTCGGCATGCCCCATGTGGGCGGCAAGGCCACCTATGAGCCGGTCAATCTGGCCGCTGCGGGTCAGGGCATGATCGGGTCCAAGATGGGCGATGTGGTGATCCAGCGTGACATTCCGTGGATGCTGGACCTTTATGAACAGGGGCGGCTAAAACTGGACGAGTTGATCTCGGGGCGCTGGTCGCTAGAGCAGATAAACGAGGCCATTGCCGACACCAAGAGTGGCAGTGCGCGGCGCAACGTGATTGTTTTTGAGCACTGA
- the pcaD gene encoding 3-oxoadipate enol-lactonase — protein MKLADLGDVRLHYRIDGPEDGAPVVFANSLGTDLRLWDPILPLLPEGLRILRFDKRGHGLSSCPPSPYPMGALVTDVEKLMDMHGFKDALFVGLSIGGMIAQGLAVKRLDLVRALVLSNTGAKIGNADMWADRIAAVQKNGIESLADAVMERWFAPDFRATPELELWRNMVVRQEVEGYAGCSAAISGTDFYATTASLRLPALGIAGSEDGSTPPDLVRETIDLIPGSQFHVIRRTAHLPCVENPEEYAQVLTKFMRDTGHI, from the coding sequence ATGAAACTGGCAGACTTGGGCGACGTGCGCCTGCATTACCGCATCGACGGCCCGGAAGACGGCGCACCTGTGGTATTCGCCAACTCTTTGGGCACCGATTTGCGGCTGTGGGATCCTATCCTGCCGCTGCTGCCAGAAGGGCTGCGTATCTTGCGCTTTGACAAGCGCGGGCACGGGCTGTCGTCGTGTCCGCCATCGCCCTATCCGATGGGGGCGCTGGTGACGGATGTTGAGAAACTGATGGACATGCACGGGTTCAAAGACGCGCTGTTTGTCGGGCTGTCGATTGGCGGAATGATTGCGCAGGGGCTTGCGGTCAAACGTCTGGATCTGGTGCGTGCGCTGGTGCTGTCGAACACCGGTGCCAAGATCGGCAATGCCGATATGTGGGCCGATCGCATTGCCGCGGTACAAAAGAATGGCATAGAAAGTCTGGCAGATGCTGTGATGGAACGCTGGTTTGCACCTGATTTTCGCGCCACGCCCGAACTGGAGCTGTGGCGCAACATGGTGGTCCGCCAAGAGGTCGAGGGCTATGCCGGTTGCTCTGCCGCCATCTCGGGGACAGATTTCTACGCCACCACCGCGTCACTGCGCCTGCCCGCGCTTGGCATTGCAGGCTCGGAAGATGGATCAACCCCGCCTGATCTGGTACGCGAAACCATAGACCTGATCCCCGGCAGCCAGTTCCACGTGATCCGGCGCACAGCCCACCTGCCTTGCGTTGAAAACCCCGAGGAGTATGCGCAAGTGCTGACCAAATTCATGCGCGACACGGGGCATATCTGA
- a CDS encoding CIA30 family protein, with protein sequence MKLDPKWEYVADSVMGGVSRGQVEQAQVAGRAAMRLTGAVSTDNGGGFIQMAFDLTQDAGGKTGIAFDVCGNGERYDLRLRTTRLTRAWQSFRIGFVAPSDWTTVQVPFAALEAYRTDATFAPSELRRVGVVAVGREFAVDVAVSDVRLF encoded by the coding sequence ATGAAGCTGGACCCGAAATGGGAGTATGTCGCAGACAGCGTCATGGGTGGCGTGTCGCGCGGTCAGGTCGAACAGGCACAGGTGGCCGGTCGTGCAGCGATGCGTTTGACCGGGGCAGTCAGCACCGACAACGGTGGCGGCTTTATCCAGATGGCCTTTGACCTGACCCAAGACGCTGGTGGAAAGACGGGCATCGCATTTGACGTTTGCGGCAATGGCGAGCGGTACGATTTGCGCCTGCGCACCACGCGGCTGACCCGTGCGTGGCAATCGTTTCGTATCGGGTTCGTGGCCCCGTCAGACTGGACCACGGTTCAGGTGCCCTTCGCTGCGCTCGAAGCCTACCGTACCGATGCAACCTTCGCCCCGTCCGAGCTGCGCCGCGTCGGGGTTGTCGCTGTGGGCCGCGAGTTTGCGGTCGATGTGGCGGTCAGTGACGTGCGGTTGTTCTAA
- a CDS encoding lyase family protein codes for MAASVFASPLYGQLFATGETGRLFTDSAEVRAMLLVEGALAKVQGGLGVIPEISGAAIHRASLEIAIDPGALGGPTGQNGVPVPGLVAAFRTAMEAPEHAQYAHWGATSQDILDTALMLRLRQALALAEADIRALLQVLAQAAEDHATTPMPARTYGQVATPTSWGAVLAQWGMPLIDALDQLPALRDTSLWVSLSGAAGTSSALGPKAAKTRAALAAALGLKDPGRSWHTDRGPVLRIADWMARVTATLAAMGDTLVGLTMSGIGEVTLSGAGGSSTMPQKQNPVGPSALVALNIQMAGLRASLQAAATHQHQRDGAAWFAEWMVLPQVVLTNASALAHALKLSEGINPVPARMHAALEDGLGLIHAEALSFALADQMSRPEAQAATKALCKEVMDTQAPLPDLAARRFPDLPQGLFEAASQMGTAADDARSFATRARSATAV; via the coding sequence ATGGCGGCCAGTGTTTTTGCCAGCCCGCTCTATGGGCAGTTGTTTGCCACGGGTGAAACCGGGCGTCTGTTCACCGACAGCGCCGAGGTTCGCGCCATGCTGCTGGTCGAAGGTGCCTTGGCCAAGGTTCAGGGCGGGCTGGGCGTGATCCCCGAAATCAGCGGGGCAGCGATCCATCGGGCCAGTCTTGAAATTGCGATAGATCCGGGGGCTTTGGGTGGCCCCACTGGGCAGAACGGCGTGCCGGTCCCCGGTCTTGTCGCGGCCTTTCGCACCGCGATGGAGGCTCCCGAGCACGCGCAATACGCCCATTGGGGTGCCACCAGTCAGGACATTCTGGACACCGCGCTGATGCTGCGGTTGCGACAGGCTCTGGCACTGGCAGAGGCCGACATCCGCGCATTGCTGCAAGTGCTGGCGCAGGCTGCCGAAGATCACGCCACCACGCCGATGCCCGCACGCACTTACGGTCAGGTTGCCACGCCGACCAGTTGGGGCGCGGTTCTGGCACAATGGGGCATGCCATTGATTGATGCGCTGGACCAGTTGCCCGCGCTGCGCGACACCAGCCTGTGGGTGTCGTTGTCGGGGGCGGCGGGCACGTCCTCGGCGCTTGGCCCCAAAGCCGCCAAGACCCGTGCTGCCTTGGCCGCAGCACTGGGGCTGAAGGATCCGGGCCGCAGCTGGCACACCGACCGCGGCCCCGTGTTGCGCATTGCCGACTGGATGGCGCGCGTCACCGCGACTTTGGCGGCGATGGGCGACACGCTGGTGGGCCTGACCATGTCCGGTATCGGCGAGGTCACATTGTCCGGCGCGGGCGGGTCATCGACCATGCCTCAGAAACAGAACCCCGTGGGGCCGTCGGCGCTGGTGGCTTTAAACATCCAGATGGCTGGTCTGCGTGCATCGTTGCAGGCTGCCGCAACGCACCAACACCAGCGCGATGGTGCCGCGTGGTTTGCCGAATGGATGGTTCTGCCGCAGGTGGTCCTGACCAATGCCAGCGCGCTGGCCCATGCACTGAAACTGTCAGAAGGCATCAATCCTGTGCCGGCGCGGATGCACGCCGCACTTGAAGACGGTCTGGGCCTGATACACGCCGAAGCGCTCAGCTTTGCGCTGGCCGACCAGATGTCCCGCCCCGAGGCGCAGGCCGCGACCAAGGCGCTGTGCAAAGAGGTCATGGACACGCAGGCCCCCCTGCCCGATCTGGCGGCCCGCAGATTCCCCGACCTGCCCCAAGGTCTGTTCGAAGCCGCATCCCAAATGGGCACCGCAGCGGACGACGCCCGCAGTTTTGCCACCCGCGCACGCAGCGCCACCGCCGTGTAG
- a CDS encoding endonuclease/exonuclease/phosphatase family protein: MTRFTVASFNVKNLIGPDKEYYEFQRYTPEEYAWKHDWLSEQIQSLNADVIGFQEIFEEEALRDVITAADTEGQAANTASIPGSDKPYRKKAIFRKLAYTPYADAALAFAPNLNDGPAGQRRPGVAVLSRLGFVGAPETIQELSEPVRIPLQSLGGGNDAGHYTVKRLSRPILKVRIPVGEHVITLFNCHLKSKLGEFITPPGAEFAPEQNLVQYDPVGRAMGSLRAALRRMTEAWVLRRAIVDELKQGRPVMVTGDFNDGENAVSSEIISGEVPFKNYAWMLRHDARGPNDRYSHEENEVITEQVEAMRLHSAEKQFVRKSLRDMVYTAAFGGVYESIDQIYLSRHFLPETPDSIGEMQYFSVLNDHLTDGSHAEAPYNKLASDHGQIMAHIALGQGETG; encoded by the coding sequence ATGACCCGCTTCACAGTCGCCAGTTTCAACGTGAAAAACCTGATCGGGCCAGACAAGGAATACTATGAATTCCAGCGCTACACACCCGAGGAATACGCGTGGAAACACGACTGGCTGTCTGAGCAGATACAATCGCTGAATGCGGATGTGATCGGCTTTCAGGAGATTTTCGAAGAGGAAGCGCTGCGCGATGTGATCACCGCCGCCGACACCGAGGGGCAGGCCGCCAACACCGCGTCCATTCCCGGATCGGACAAGCCCTATCGCAAAAAGGCGATCTTTCGCAAACTGGCCTATACGCCCTATGCGGACGCGGCACTTGCCTTTGCGCCAAATCTGAACGACGGCCCCGCAGGCCAGCGCCGCCCCGGCGTGGCGGTGCTGTCGCGTCTGGGGTTCGTCGGCGCGCCCGAGACCATTCAGGAGTTGTCTGAACCCGTCCGTATTCCCCTGCAAAGCCTTGGCGGTGGCAATGACGCGGGGCATTACACCGTCAAGCGGCTTAGCCGCCCGATCCTGAAGGTGCGCATTCCCGTGGGCGAGCACGTCATTACCCTGTTCAATTGCCACCTGAAATCGAAACTGGGTGAATTCATCACGCCGCCGGGTGCAGAGTTTGCGCCCGAGCAGAACCTTGTTCAGTACGATCCCGTAGGGCGCGCAATGGGATCGCTGCGCGCTGCCCTGCGCCGCATGACCGAAGCATGGGTGCTGCGCCGCGCCATTGTGGACGAATTGAAACAGGGCCGCCCTGTCATGGTCACAGGTGACTTTAACGATGGTGAAAACGCAGTCAGCTCCGAAATCATCTCGGGTGAGGTGCCCTTCAAAAACTACGCATGGATGCTGCGCCATGACGCGCGCGGCCCGAACGACCGTTATTCCCACGAGGAAAACGAGGTGATCACCGAACAAGTCGAGGCAATGCGCCTGCACTCTGCCGAAAAGCAGTTTGTGCGCAAATCCTTGCGTGACATGGTCTATACAGCGGCCTTTGGTGGTGTGTACGAGAGCATTGACCAAATTTATTTGTCGCGGCATTTCCTGCCCGAAACACCGGACAGCATTGGCGAAATGCAATACTTCAGCGTATTGAACGACCATCTGACCGATGGCAGCCACGCCGAAGCACCGTATAACAAGCTGGCCTCGGACCACGGGCAGATCATGGCGCATATCGCGCTGGGACAAGGAGAGACAGGATGA